Proteins from one Pseudomonas grandcourensis genomic window:
- a CDS encoding bile acid:sodium symporter family protein gives MTRPRLLPDNFTLTLIGVVTLASLLPASGQVAVGFGWLTNIAIALLFFLHGAKLSRESIIAGAGHWRLHLLVFSLTFVLFPLLGLALKPLLSPLIGNDLYMGMLYLCALPATVQSAIAFTSLARGNIPAAICSAAASSLFGIFLTPLLVTLLLNVHGEGSSTLDAILKISVQLLLPFIAGQIARRWIGDWVARNKSWLKFVDQGSILLVVYGAFSEAVIEGLWHQIPLLDLVGLVLVCGIVLALVLVAATVLGKAFGFNQEDRITILFCGSKKSLATGVPMAQVLFAGSTIGLLILPLMLFHQIQLMVCAMLAQRYANRPESIPELMAQVDP, from the coding sequence ATGACTCGCCCCCGTCTGTTACCCGACAACTTCACCCTGACCCTGATCGGCGTAGTGACGCTCGCCAGCCTGCTGCCTGCCAGCGGCCAGGTCGCGGTCGGTTTTGGCTGGCTGACCAACATCGCCATCGCGCTGCTGTTTTTCCTGCATGGCGCCAAGCTGTCCCGCGAATCGATCATCGCCGGTGCCGGGCACTGGCGCCTGCATCTGCTGGTGTTCAGCCTGACCTTCGTACTGTTTCCGCTGCTCGGCCTGGCGCTCAAGCCGCTGCTGTCGCCGCTGATCGGCAACGACCTGTACATGGGCATGCTCTACCTCTGCGCGTTGCCCGCCACGGTGCAGTCGGCGATTGCCTTTACTTCGCTGGCGCGGGGCAACATCCCGGCGGCGATTTGCAGCGCGGCGGCGTCCAGCCTATTCGGGATTTTTCTCACGCCGTTGCTGGTGACCCTGCTGCTGAACGTGCACGGCGAAGGCTCCTCGACCCTCGACGCCATCCTCAAGATCAGCGTGCAGTTGCTGCTGCCGTTCATTGCCGGGCAGATCGCGCGGCGCTGGATCGGCGACTGGGTGGCGCGCAACAAGAGCTGGTTGAAGTTCGTCGACCAGGGTTCGATTCTGCTGGTGGTCTACGGCGCGTTCAGCGAGGCGGTGATCGAGGGCCTCTGGCACCAGATTCCGTTGCTGGATCTGGTTGGGCTGGTGCTGGTCTGCGGTATCGTTCTGGCGCTGGTGCTGGTGGCCGCGACCGTGCTGGGCAAGGCATTCGGTTTCAACCAGGAAGACCGCATCACCATTCTCTTCTGCGGTTCGAAGAAAAGCCTGGCGACCGGCGTGCCGATGGCACAGGTGCTGTTTGCCGGTAGCACCATTGGCTTGCTGATCCTGCCGCTGATGCTGTTCCACCAGATTCAACTGATGGTCTGTGCGATGTTGGCGCAGCGTTATGCCAATCGACCGGAATCGATTCCGGAACTGATGGCCCAGGTAGATCCCTGA
- a CDS encoding helix-turn-helix transcriptional regulator encodes MPPKGHDKSVRRSIPGLSSLPRPLYGRTESLPNRALTRRHSHPWVQLSYAIAGVLEIQTGAGRFVAPPERAVWIPAGMPHRVFSSPRTEMRSLYIDCSVSTWAPPGCHVLGVSDLLRELIRAFSQIPVEYDQKGPHGRLAQVILDQLAQAPQIDLMLPLPQDSRLRQIAQSLESHPEQQTTLSHWSDQFGVTEKTLSRLFLRDTGLTFRAWRQRLRLLGALTPLEQGERVTDVALACGYDSTSAFIAAFRQQFGETPGEFFR; translated from the coding sequence ATGCCGCCTAAAGGACATGACAAGAGTGTTCGACGCAGTATTCCCGGGCTGTCCAGCCTGCCACGACCGCTCTATGGCCGTACCGAATCGCTGCCCAATCGCGCCCTGACCCGGCGCCACAGCCATCCGTGGGTGCAGCTTTCCTACGCGATTGCGGGCGTGCTCGAAATACAGACCGGCGCCGGGCGTTTCGTCGCCCCGCCGGAGCGCGCGGTGTGGATTCCGGCGGGCATGCCGCACCGGGTGTTCAGCTCGCCGCGCACGGAAATGCGCAGCCTGTACATCGATTGCAGCGTCTCGACATGGGCGCCGCCGGGCTGTCATGTGTTGGGGGTCAGCGATTTGTTGCGCGAGTTGATCCGTGCCTTCAGTCAGATTCCGGTGGAATACGATCAGAAGGGCCCCCACGGTCGGTTGGCCCAGGTGATTCTGGATCAGTTGGCGCAAGCACCGCAGATCGACTTGATGCTGCCCCTGCCCCAGGACAGCCGATTGCGGCAAATCGCCCAAAGCCTGGAGTCGCACCCGGAGCAACAGACCACCCTCAGTCACTGGAGCGACCAATTCGGCGTCACCGAGAAAACCCTCAGCCGCCTGTTCCTGCGCGACACCGGCCTGACCTTTCGCGCCTGGCGCCAGCGCTTGCGCCTGCTCGGCGCCCTGACGCCACTGGAACAGGGCGAGCGCGTGACCGACGTCGCGTTGGCCTGTGGCTACGACTCGACGTCGGCGTTTATCGCAGCGTTTCGTCAGCAATTCGGCGAAACACCAGGGGAATTTTTTCGCTGA
- a CDS encoding polyamine ABC transporter substrate-binding protein — protein MDSMKRILGATVCGLSLLAGAVHAEQGELRVYNWADYILPSVPKDFAKDTGIKVTWDTFDTNESLEAKLLTGNSGYDLVVPSNQFIETQIKAGVFQKLDKSKLPNWSHQDPALLKLLDKNDPGNQYGVPYMYGTVLIGFNPAKVKAALGENAPVDSWDLVFKPENMEKLKACGVAMLDSPSEILPLALHYLGLDPNSQNPDDYEKAKALMLKVRPYVTYFNSAKYMTDIANGDICVAIGYSGSFYQFGNRAKEAGNGVVVDWRLPKEGAPIWFDTFAIPKSAKNVAEAHEFLNNLLDPKVIAPISDFLGYPNANKDSLALIDKDITGNPNLTPTSEALKTLYVVQPLPQKLERVRTRVWTSIKSDQ, from the coding sequence ATGGACTCAATGAAACGCATACTGGGCGCCACCGTTTGCGGACTGTCGCTGCTGGCCGGTGCGGTGCACGCCGAACAGGGCGAATTGCGGGTGTACAACTGGGCGGACTACATCCTGCCGTCCGTGCCCAAGGATTTCGCCAAGGACACCGGGATCAAGGTGACCTGGGACACCTTCGACACCAACGAGTCCCTGGAAGCCAAGCTGCTGACCGGCAACTCGGGTTACGACCTGGTGGTGCCGTCGAACCAGTTCATCGAAACCCAGATCAAGGCGGGGGTGTTCCAGAAACTCGACAAGTCCAAACTGCCGAACTGGTCGCACCAGGACCCGGCCTTGCTCAAGCTGCTGGACAAGAACGACCCGGGCAACCAGTACGGCGTGCCCTACATGTATGGCACCGTGCTGATCGGCTTCAACCCGGCCAAGGTCAAGGCGGCGCTGGGCGAGAATGCGCCGGTGGACAGCTGGGACCTGGTGTTCAAGCCCGAGAACATGGAGAAGCTCAAGGCCTGTGGCGTCGCCATGCTCGACTCGCCGTCGGAGATCCTGCCGCTGGCCCTGCATTACCTGGGGCTGGACCCGAATAGCCAGAACCCCGATGACTACGAAAAAGCCAAGGCATTGATGCTCAAGGTTCGCCCTTACGTCACCTACTTCAACTCCGCCAAGTACATGACCGACATCGCCAACGGCGATATTTGCGTGGCCATCGGTTACTCCGGCAGCTTCTATCAATTCGGCAATCGCGCCAAAGAGGCGGGCAACGGCGTGGTCGTCGACTGGCGCCTGCCGAAAGAGGGCGCGCCGATCTGGTTCGACACTTTCGCCATCCCGAAAAGCGCGAAGAACGTCGCCGAGGCCCACGAATTCCTCAACAACCTGCTGGACCCGAAAGTCATCGCGCCGATCAGCGACTTCCTCGGTTACCCGAATGCCAACAAGGACTCGCTGGCGCTGATCGACAAGGACATCACCGGCAACCCGAACCTGACACCGACCAGCGAGGCCTTGAAGACGCTGTACGTCGTGCAGCCATTGCCGCAAAAGCTCGAGCGGGTGCGCACCCGGGTCTGGACCAGCATCAAGTCCGATCAGTAA
- a CDS encoding OprD family porin — protein sequence MFKRAIPTAVLLATSSVCAQAADTAGHGFLEDSKASLSMRTLYFNSDNRDGSAAPSKTEEAAQGFVLRYESGFTQGAVGFGLDAQALLGITLDSGAGRHVGSGMIPSDGDGAADAWSSFGPTAKMRLARTEFRYGTLLPKLPILLANDARVLPQSFTGAQVTSIDIDGLTLTGGVLEHAVGRASTDRTGLSVAGSTQDSNKFYYAGGDYNLTKTLKTQYYFAQLEDFYNQNFLGLTHILSIDSASSLTTDLRYFRTTSSGANSSASGRAQGYRVSGYTDDNDGEIDNSTWAAMVTYTHGGHAVSVGHQRVGDGSNFVQPNQGSLVDKGAGGGSVYLPTDKMIQNFARAGEQTNFGQYTYDFAPLGVPGLKASIVYLKGTDIKAQNASDQSEWERDMTLDYVLQSGTFKGVGFTLRNAKSNTDAGRNVDQNRFIINYTLSLL from the coding sequence ATGTTCAAACGAGCGATTCCCACCGCAGTCTTGCTGGCCACCAGTTCGGTGTGCGCACAGGCGGCTGACACCGCAGGCCATGGTTTTCTCGAAGACAGCAAGGCCAGCCTCTCGATGCGTACCCTGTACTTCAACAGCGACAATCGCGATGGCAGCGCGGCCCCTTCGAAAACCGAAGAAGCAGCCCAGGGTTTCGTGTTGCGTTATGAGTCCGGGTTTACCCAAGGCGCGGTGGGATTCGGGCTCGATGCCCAGGCGTTGCTCGGCATCACGCTGGACAGCGGAGCGGGGCGTCACGTCGGTAGTGGCATGATTCCTTCGGACGGTGACGGCGCGGCCGACGCCTGGAGCAGCTTTGGCCCTACGGCGAAGATGCGCCTGGCCCGGACGGAATTTCGCTACGGCACCTTGCTGCCGAAATTGCCGATCCTTCTGGCGAACGATGCCCGTGTGTTGCCGCAATCGTTCACCGGCGCGCAGGTCACCTCGATCGACATCGATGGCCTGACGTTGACCGGCGGTGTGCTGGAGCACGCGGTGGGGCGCGCCTCGACGGACCGCACAGGCCTGTCGGTCGCCGGCAGCACCCAGGACAGCAACAAGTTTTACTACGCCGGCGGTGACTACAACCTCACCAAAACGCTTAAGACCCAGTACTACTTCGCGCAGCTGGAAGACTTCTACAACCAGAACTTCCTCGGCCTGACGCACATCCTGTCCATCGACAGCGCAAGCTCACTGACCACCGACCTGCGCTACTTCCGCACCACGTCGAGCGGTGCCAACAGCTCTGCCTCGGGCCGTGCGCAAGGTTATCGGGTGTCGGGCTACACCGACGACAACGACGGTGAAATCGACAACAGCACCTGGGCCGCGATGGTCACCTACACCCATGGCGGGCACGCGGTGTCGGTGGGGCATCAACGGGTGGGCGATGGCAGCAACTTCGTCCAGCCCAACCAGGGCAGCCTGGTGGACAAGGGGGCGGGCGGCGGCAGTGTCTACCTGCCCACCGACAAGATGATCCAGAACTTTGCCCGGGCCGGCGAGCAGACCAATTTCGGCCAATACACCTACGACTTCGCGCCCTTGGGCGTGCCGGGCCTGAAAGCCTCGATCGTGTATCTGAAGGGCACGGACATCAAGGCGCAAAACGCCAGCGACCAGTCCGAGTGGGAGCGCGACATGACCCTGGACTATGTGCTGCAGTCGGGCACGTTCAAGGGGGTGGGTTTCACACTGCGTAACGCCAAGTCCAATACCGATGCCGGGCGCAATGTGGATCAGAACCGGTTCATCATCAATTACACCTTGTCGTTGTTGTAA
- a CDS encoding glutathione S-transferase family protein: MNHQIELYGANTGNTLRAAIALEEAGIAYTARWLDLHAREQLDPAFLALNPAGKVPTLIVHGSTPMLVINQSNAIIQYADSIAPGTLAPAQPGPERIRVIDRYFFFVTDVIAPSHAAFFLHQAGQDKAAAIIDLRVIEQLTYSESFLTDDFMAGQQFSMADISAFTIATAFRDRLDWKQLPELSHWYDSVEARPSVQRARAAFQNR; the protein is encoded by the coding sequence ATGAACCATCAAATCGAACTGTACGGCGCGAACACCGGCAACACGCTACGGGCCGCCATTGCGCTTGAAGAGGCCGGTATTGCCTACACGGCACGCTGGTTGGACCTTCATGCGCGCGAGCAACTGGATCCGGCCTTCCTGGCACTCAACCCGGCCGGGAAAGTGCCGACCCTGATCGTTCACGGGTCAACGCCGATGCTGGTCATCAACCAGTCCAACGCCATCATCCAGTACGCCGACTCCATTGCCCCCGGAACGCTGGCACCGGCGCAACCGGGACCTGAGCGTATCCGGGTGATCGACCGCTACTTCTTTTTCGTCACCGATGTCATCGCCCCCAGCCATGCCGCCTTTTTTCTGCACCAGGCAGGGCAGGACAAGGCGGCGGCGATCATCGACCTGCGCGTGATTGAACAGCTCACCTACTCGGAAAGCTTTTTGACGGACGACTTCATGGCCGGACAGCAGTTCTCCATGGCCGACATTTCGGCATTCACCATTGCCACAGCGTTCCGTGATCGACTGGACTGGAAACAGCTACCAGAGCTATCGCACTGGTACGACAGCGTTGAAGCCAGGCCGTCGGTACAGCGTGCCCGGGCAGCTTTCCAGAACCGCTGA
- a CDS encoding cytosine permease: MSQMSRQDPLIENHTVDYVPLAERHGKARDLFTLWFSTNIAPLPIVTGAMVVQVFHLNLFWGLLAIALGHMVGGVVIALASAQGPCMGIPQMVQSRGQFGRYGALLIVFFAALIYVGFFISNIVLAGRSIVGIAPSVPVPASILIGALSATAIGVIGYRFIHTLNRIGTWVMGSALLAGFLYIFAHDLPADFFTRGGFNLSGWLATVSLGIIWQISFSPYVSDYSRYLPADIGITRPFFATYLGATLGTILSFTFGAVAVLATPEGTEAMAAVKQSTGWLGPILMVLFLLNIISHNALNLYGAVLSIITSIQTFASQWTPSIKVRVVLSSIVLAGCCVVALGASANFISQFIGLILALLLVLVPWASINLIDFYLIKRGRYDIASIFQADGGIYGLFNLHAIIAYFIGIIVQLPFANTSLYVGPYANLVDGADLSWLVGLVVTCPLYYCLATRSQSQESRSAALGYSD, encoded by the coding sequence ATGTCCCAGATGTCCCGGCAAGATCCGTTGATCGAGAACCATACGGTCGACTACGTTCCACTCGCAGAGCGCCACGGGAAGGCCCGCGATCTTTTCACTCTGTGGTTCAGCACCAACATCGCGCCACTGCCCATCGTCACCGGCGCCATGGTGGTCCAGGTGTTCCACCTCAATCTGTTCTGGGGTCTGCTGGCGATTGCCCTCGGGCACATGGTCGGTGGCGTGGTGATCGCGCTGGCGTCGGCCCAGGGGCCGTGCATGGGCATTCCGCAGATGGTGCAGAGCCGTGGTCAGTTCGGCCGCTATGGCGCGCTGCTGATCGTGTTCTTCGCGGCGTTGATCTACGTTGGTTTCTTCATTTCCAACATCGTGCTGGCAGGCAGATCGATTGTCGGCATTGCGCCGTCGGTTCCGGTGCCGGCCAGCATTCTCATCGGCGCCCTCAGCGCCACGGCTATCGGCGTGATTGGCTACCGCTTCATCCATACCCTGAACCGCATCGGCACCTGGGTGATGGGTAGCGCGTTGCTCGCCGGCTTTCTCTATATCTTCGCCCATGATCTGCCGGCGGACTTCTTCACCCGCGGCGGATTCAACCTCTCCGGCTGGCTGGCCACGGTGTCGCTGGGCATCATCTGGCAGATCAGCTTCTCGCCGTACGTGTCGGACTACTCGCGCTACCTGCCGGCGGATATCGGCATCACCCGGCCGTTCTTCGCCACCTACCTGGGCGCGACCCTGGGCACGATCCTGTCGTTCACGTTCGGCGCCGTGGCGGTACTGGCAACCCCGGAAGGCACCGAGGCGATGGCGGCGGTCAAGCAGTCCACCGGTTGGCTGGGGCCGATCCTGATGGTGTTGTTCCTGCTCAACATCATCAGCCACAACGCCTTGAATCTGTATGGCGCGGTGCTGTCGATCATCACTTCGATCCAGACCTTCGCCAGCCAGTGGACGCCCAGCATCAAGGTGCGCGTGGTGCTGTCGAGCATCGTGCTGGCGGGTTGCTGCGTGGTGGCGCTGGGTGCCTCGGCGAATTTCATTTCGCAGTTCATCGGCCTGATCCTGGCGCTGTTGCTGGTGTTGGTGCCGTGGGCCTCGATCAACCTGATCGACTTCTACCTGATCAAGCGCGGCCGCTACGACATCGCCTCGATTTTCCAGGCTGACGGCGGCATCTACGGTCTCTTCAACCTGCACGCGATCATCGCCTACTTCATCGGCATCATCGTGCAGTTGCCGTTCGCCAATACGTCGCTGTATGTCGGGCCCTACGCCAATCTGGTAGACGGCGCGGACCTGTCGTGGCTGGTGGGGCTGGTGGTGACGTGCCCGTTGTATTACTGCCTGGCGACGCGAAGCCAGTCGCAGGAAAGCCGTTCGGCAGCGCTCGGCTACAGCGACTGA
- a CDS encoding flavin reductase family protein, whose translation MIDAAIYKQVMGSFPSGVTVITTLDDDGQIVGLTASAFSSLSMDPALVLFCPNYSSDSYPVLIKNKRFAIHVLSGGQQNEAYAFARKGKDKAQGIEWTLSELGNPILANATAVIECELWREYEGGDHAIMVGAVKNLIVPRQTSGPLVYCHGKMGALPVLA comes from the coding sequence ATGATCGATGCCGCCATCTACAAACAAGTCATGGGTTCGTTCCCGTCCGGAGTGACCGTGATCACCACCCTGGATGACGACGGGCAAATCGTCGGCCTGACCGCCAGCGCCTTCAGCTCGCTGTCGATGGACCCGGCCCTGGTGCTGTTCTGCCCCAACTACAGCTCCGATTCCTACCCGGTCCTGATCAAGAACAAACGTTTTGCCATCCACGTGCTGTCCGGCGGCCAGCAGAACGAAGCCTATGCCTTCGCGCGCAAAGGCAAGGACAAGGCCCAGGGGATCGAGTGGACGTTGAGCGAGCTGGGCAACCCGATTCTGGCCAACGCCACGGCGGTCATCGAATGTGAACTGTGGCGCGAATATGAAGGCGGTGACCACGCCATCATGGTCGGCGCGGTGAAAAACCTGATCGTGCCCCGGCAGACCAGCGGGCCGCTGGTGTATTGCCACGGCAAGATGGGCGCCCTGCCCGTTCTGGCCTGA
- a CDS encoding LLM class flavin-dependent oxidoreductase produces MKFSLFVHMERWDESVSHRQLFEDLTELTLMAEAGGFSTVWIGEHHSMEYTISPSPMPLLAYLAGKTTTIHLGAGTIIAPFWHPLRVAGECALLDVISNGRMEVGLARGAYQIEFDRMAGGMPASSGGQALREMVPVVRALWNGDYAHDGDIWKFPTSTSVPKPIQQPNPPMWIAARDPDSHNFAVANGCNVMVTPLMKGDEEVLDLKNKFQAALDNNPGVPRPQLMVLRHTHVHTADDPQGWEVGAKAISKFYRTFDAWFGNKTTPVNGFLAPSPEEKFAGRPEFELESLHKTAMIGTPEEIIPRIKYYQELGVDEFSFWCDNSLPHAEKKKSLELFIKHVVPAFR; encoded by the coding sequence ATGAAGTTTTCCCTGTTCGTACACATGGAACGTTGGGACGAAAGCGTCAGCCACCGCCAGTTGTTCGAAGACCTGACCGAACTGACGCTGATGGCCGAGGCCGGTGGTTTCAGCACCGTGTGGATCGGCGAACACCACTCCATGGAGTACACCATCTCGCCAAGCCCGATGCCGCTGCTGGCTTATCTGGCGGGCAAGACCACCACCATTCACCTGGGTGCCGGCACCATCATCGCGCCGTTCTGGCATCCGCTGCGGGTGGCCGGTGAATGCGCGTTACTCGACGTGATCAGCAACGGACGCATGGAAGTCGGTCTGGCCCGTGGTGCCTACCAGATCGAGTTCGACCGCATGGCCGGCGGCATGCCGGCGTCCTCCGGCGGCCAGGCGTTGCGGGAAATGGTTCCGGTGGTGCGGGCATTGTGGAACGGCGACTACGCCCATGACGGCGACATCTGGAAATTCCCGACCTCCACCAGCGTGCCCAAGCCGATCCAGCAGCCGAACCCGCCGATGTGGATCGCTGCCCGCGACCCGGACTCGCACAACTTCGCCGTGGCCAACGGCTGCAACGTCATGGTCACGCCGCTGATGAAAGGCGACGAGGAAGTCCTCGACCTGAAGAACAAGTTCCAGGCCGCCCTCGACAACAATCCTGGCGTGCCGCGCCCGCAACTGATGGTGCTGCGTCACACCCACGTGCACACCGCCGACGATCCGCAAGGCTGGGAAGTCGGGGCCAAGGCGATCTCGAAGTTCTACCGCACCTTCGATGCCTGGTTCGGCAACAAGACCACCCCGGTCAACGGCTTCCTCGCGCCGAGCCCGGAAGAGAAATTCGCCGGTCGCCCGGAGTTCGAACTGGAAAGCCTGCACAAGACCGCCATGATCGGCACCCCGGAAGAAATCATTCCGCGCATCAAGTACTACCAGGAACTGGGGGTCGACGAATTCAGCTTCTGGTGCGATAACAGCCTGCCCCACGCGGAGAAGAAAAAATCCCTGGAGCTGTTCATCAAGCATGTAGTGCCAGCGTTCCGCTGA
- a CDS encoding isochorismatase family cysteine hydrolase, with protein MNNNNALLIIDMQQEDGFVLENFDRVVAHSAALLDTARHQRMPVIYTRHINQADGSDLPHGEPLAADGGPGSYRAGTRQVEIIESLTPRPGELIIDKGRYSAFHRTDLDARLKAMEVDTLIVCGVLTDVCVLTSVFDAFALGYRVRLVSDACTTTTEAGHYSALLIMANWVYALEILTSEQCLRALQQLDYISLIPEQPDLFAHQPHELQSTIARLQSRLVRTQE; from the coding sequence ATGAACAATAACAACGCGCTGTTGATCATCGACATGCAGCAGGAGGACGGCTTCGTCCTGGAAAATTTCGACAGGGTGGTCGCCCATAGCGCCGCCCTGCTCGATACCGCCCGCCATCAGCGGATGCCTGTCATCTATACCCGCCACATCAATCAGGCCGACGGCAGTGACCTGCCCCACGGCGAACCGCTGGCCGCCGACGGTGGCCCCGGCAGTTATCGCGCCGGCACCCGGCAAGTGGAAATCATCGAATCGCTGACGCCGCGGCCCGGTGAATTGATCATCGACAAGGGCCGGTACAGTGCCTTTCACCGCACCGACCTCGATGCCCGACTCAAGGCAATGGAGGTTGACACGCTGATCGTCTGCGGCGTGCTGACTGACGTCTGCGTGCTCACCAGCGTGTTCGATGCCTTCGCCCTGGGTTATCGCGTGCGCCTGGTCAGCGATGCCTGCACCACGACCACCGAGGCCGGGCATTACTCGGCCCTGCTGATCATGGCCAACTGGGTCTACGCGCTGGAAATACTCACAAGTGAACAGTGCCTGCGCGCCCTGCAACAACTCGATTACATCAGCCTGATCCCCGAGCAGCCGGACCTGTTCGCCCACCAGCCCCATGAGCTGCAAAGCACCATCGCCCGTCTGCAATCCCGCCTCGTCCGGACTCAGGAGTGA
- a CDS encoding cytosine permease translates to MQVEKRSIDFIPETERHGKPGSLFYIWFGANMNITTIASGVLPVVMGLNLFWSALAIIIGSLLGAIFMASHSAQGPKLGIPQMIQSRAQFGVLGAVLPLLFVMLIYLGFFVSNTLLAAQALESVSPLPMSGNIYLIGALCFVVALYGYRLIHRLQKLLSILSLVVFVAATVLALQLPIPAEQWLPTGFSLSKFLVAVSIAVTWQLSYAPYVADYSRYLPSNTPTAQVFWYSYAGTVSGGAWMMILGAILSVGIGDFSSNVGGHVAGLFGAGAVLLFAFIVYGQVSINVFNLYGAFMSTITVIEPFARLKVTPRVRGVFMLLISLVATALCTISQDDFINFFLNFIFFMSYFLIPWTAINLVDYYCLRKGQYRIDDIFDLNGIYGRVNRIACGSFLLAIALEIPFMNTTLYVGPVATALDGVDLAWIVGLLVPALSYYWLMKLGKRAPMLESAAD, encoded by the coding sequence ATGCAAGTCGAAAAAAGAAGCATCGATTTCATCCCCGAGACCGAACGCCACGGCAAGCCGGGTTCGCTGTTCTATATCTGGTTCGGCGCCAACATGAACATCACCACCATCGCCTCCGGCGTGTTGCCGGTGGTGATGGGGCTCAACCTGTTCTGGAGTGCGCTGGCGATCATCATCGGCTCGTTGCTGGGGGCGATTTTCATGGCCTCCCACTCGGCCCAGGGACCGAAGCTGGGCATTCCGCAAATGATCCAGAGCCGGGCGCAATTCGGCGTGTTGGGGGCGGTGTTGCCGCTGCTGTTCGTGATGCTGATCTACCTGGGTTTCTTCGTCAGCAACACCTTGCTCGCGGCCCAGGCGCTGGAGTCCGTCAGCCCGCTGCCGATGTCCGGCAACATCTACCTGATCGGCGCGTTGTGCTTCGTCGTCGCACTTTATGGCTATCGGTTGATTCACCGCTTGCAGAAGCTGCTGTCGATTCTGTCGCTGGTGGTGTTCGTGGCCGCCACGGTGCTCGCCTTGCAGTTGCCGATCCCGGCCGAACAATGGCTGCCAACCGGCTTCTCGCTGTCGAAGTTCCTGGTGGCGGTGAGCATTGCCGTGACCTGGCAACTGTCCTACGCGCCTTACGTCGCCGACTATTCGCGCTATCTGCCGAGCAACACCCCGACCGCCCAGGTGTTCTGGTACAGCTACGCCGGCACGGTCAGCGGTGGCGCATGGATGATGATTCTCGGGGCGATCCTGAGCGTCGGCATCGGCGATTTTTCCAGCAACGTCGGCGGGCACGTCGCCGGTCTGTTCGGCGCTGGCGCGGTGCTGCTGTTCGCCTTCATCGTCTATGGTCAGGTGTCGATCAACGTGTTCAACCTGTACGGCGCGTTCATGTCGACCATCACCGTGATCGAGCCGTTTGCCCGCCTGAAGGTGACGCCGCGAGTACGCGGTGTGTTCATGCTGCTGATCAGCCTGGTGGCCACGGCCCTGTGCACCATCAGTCAGGACGACTTCATCAACTTCTTCCTGAACTTCATCTTCTTCATGAGCTACTTCCTGATCCCGTGGACGGCGATCAATCTGGTGGACTACTACTGCCTGCGCAAAGGCCAGTACCGGATTGACGACATCTTCGACCTGAACGGGATCTACGGGCGGGTCAACCGGATTGCCTGCGGCAGTTTCCTGCTGGCGATTGCCCTGGAAATTCCGTTCATGAACACCACGCTGTACGTCGGCCCGGTGGCCACGGCGCTGGACGGAGTGGATCTGGCGTGGATCGTCGGGTTGCTGGTGCCGGCGTTGAGTTATTACTGGCTGATGAAGCTCGGCAAGCGTGCGCCGATGCTGGAATCAGCGGCCGATTAA